The following is a genomic window from Butyricimonas faecihominis.
CATCCCCAACACTGGGACTTTCAAAAGAACAAACCAAAACCCAATTGTCCAGATAGAGATTTAATTAACAAGCTCATTTTAGCGAAAGAAACAGAATACCAGCAACAGATTTTAGAACTAGCTGCAACACAAAAACAATATACTGCGGCATCATTGGTAGAAAACAAGCAAAAGAAGTTTCAACTAAAAACTGTGAAGGAGTTTTATCAACAACTGATCAAGGAGTTTGAAGAAAACAATAAAGTTGGCAATCGACTTATTTACAAAACATCATTCAACTCTTTAAAAGCTTTCACTCAAAGTGAGCTTAATTTCTATTTCAGTGATATTGATAAAAATTGGTTACAGGCTTATGAAAAATGGCAAAGGAATAAAGGTAATAAAGAGACAACAATCAGCTTGCAATTCAGAACTCTCAGGAGTGCATATAATAAAGCTATTGAGGAGAAGGCTGCAAGTAAAAATGATTATCCTTTTGATGATTTCAAGATCGGAAAATTTAAAACAAAAACAAGGAAGAGAGCCATATCCAAGGATGATGTGAAACAAATTATCACAACAGAATCTAATAAGGATACCCCTTTGCGGAAACTTGCAAAAGATATATTCACATTCTCCTACTTATGCGGTGGGATTCCTTTTGTTGATATATCTAATCTAACGATGAAAAATATCCAGAGAGGAAGGCTTTTATATACCCGCCAGAAAACACATGGAGATATAAACCTCCAATTGTGTGATCAAGCTAGGGAGATTATAAAAAGATATTCCTCACACCAAAAGAATGCGATTTATCTCTTCCCCATCTTGAATGCTAATATTCATAAAACTGAACTACAAAAGCAGAACAGGAGGCATAAAGTGTTGGCACAAATTAATAAAGAACTGAAAGAACTAGCCTCTGAACTTGGAATTGAATCAAAAGTGACAACCTATGTTGCGAGACATTCATTTGCAAGTGTTTTAAAGAAATCTGGAGTTAATGTAGCCTTGATTAGCGAGGCGTTGGGGCATACAGATTTAAAAACAACTCAAATTTATTTGGATAGCTTTGAGAACACCCAGATTGATGCAGCAATGCAAAACCTTTTATAGTCACAAAGTCCTGTTTCCAGCTTGGATTCAGGACTTTTTTTTCTCTTTTCTTATATAATTAATCAAATTCTGTCCCTATCTTTGAAAACAAAAAGCATCATGGAAAGCGTGGATCAAAAAGATGAGCAATATCTAGGCTATCAATTTAACGGTGGGGATTTAAAAGAGATACTCCCAGTAATGCAAGAACATTTTTCATTCACTCTCTTTGAAATAAATGGTATGCTGGACTGGTGCAACAAGAAACTATATAACAATCAAGCCACAGAAACCACCGTTGATGAAAAAGGAATGCATCATTCACGTTTCAATCCAAAGAAATTTTTCATTGAAGAGAACCATCCAATCACTATTGTCTACCCAGAATCACTGGCTAAAAAGATACAGGAATTTTTTGATGATGAATCCAATTTAATCAAGGATGAGAAACAGAAGATCATCCTGTGGATAATGTTTTACGTTTACAGTGAATCTATCATTGAACCAGATTATTCAGAATGCTGGGACTACAATTACAGGATTTTCTATGAATTTGTGAGACCAGATATGCTGGCACTATATAAATTCCTGCATGATAATCATAAAAACTTCTCTTCCGATCAACAAGAGTACAAAGACTCTCCAAAATATAGAATGGAAGGGGCATGGTCTGATCCATATAAAAATATAACACTTTCTTATGGAAAACATTCCCTGACATTGAACAACATGAATAACTGGTTTCTCACCCATCTCACAGAATACCTTTGCCAGTATTTAAAAGAAGATGATATTAAAGAGGTGGAGTTTGAATTGAAGGAATATAAAAATAGAGTGGGAGCGAAACCAGATCATGACTTCCACAGGATTGTAACCCAGTTGTACCACTTCTTGCAGGATGAAACACCCTACCATGACCCAGAAATGAAAACAACTGATAAAATCTGCACCTTCATCACCAAATTTTTGGAGGTTCTGGGATTCCTTACCATAGTCCCGGATGATGATGAATTTAATATTAAAAAAGAAGAGAAGAAAAGGAGCAAGATTCTCTCCACTTGGGTCAACAACATTCGCACTAACATCAAGTACAATCTAGAGAGAGAGAAAGAAAGAGGGGCATATAAAAGCAAGAAACAAGAATTTTTTGAGAAAGCCTCTATTCAACCAGAATCTAATGAAGAAGAAGGGAAGACATTAATGGAGATATGGAATCCCAAGTACTGGTAAAAATTTATGCCATGAAACACCCTTAACTCTCTGGTTCTTATCACATAGAAAATTCACCCTTATCTTCTGGAATTACATTTTTTCCTGCCAAAATCCATTGCCATACCTTTGCATTGTAATCAACATCATAAAGTTGGTTACGGTGTTCTTTAGCTATTGAACAAAATGATGAATGTAAGGTTGAGAGGATTCCAGTCTCACAAGGTGGGACACTCCAAGGTAAAAGAAAAAATGGAGAGTTTGGAAACTTCACCCCCGAAACTCGTCACCCCCAGAAAGGATGAAATGGCCAATTATTCGGAATGGGGTTTTAAGTTAAATTTTTTTAATATAAAAATTATGAACGAAAAGATTCAAGAAGAGATTGGTGCAGAACAAATAGTAGAGCGTGCAGAACAAGTGGCTAAAGTTGAAACTAAAGAAGAGGTTATGGAAAATCCAGATAAAAAAGAGGAAGTAGCTCAAGAGCAGGTTGAAGAAACAACAGCAGAGCAGTCTCCTGCACCTGTAACTGGTATGGATAGAATCAAAGAGGCTATTGCTAGGATGACCAAAATTGAGATCAAACCTTTTTACAATATTAATTACTCCAAAAAATACGAGCAATTGAAAAGACATTGCGCATACAAACCAGTGCTGAGAATAACTACAGCCAAGGATGCCGGGGAGAATAGCCTATTTTGGATAGGGATTGGAGAAGCAGAAACAATAAAGTTGCCATTAAAGGCTAACAGTGAAAGCTTCTTGAGTTTATTGAGGTACATTCAAGAGGGGGTTCTTGATGATGAAGTTGACTTCAATAACAGCGACTTTGACGGGATGGAAGAAGACTGGGAAATAATGTACCTCAAGTCTTTGGGGAGCAAGAAATGTGATTTCACAATTTACTACGGGAACAAGCAGAATGTCTACTTATCCTATAAAAGCCAGTTCGGGGTGTTGACCTTCAATCTAAAAGAAGAAGGTGAAACTAAATACCTACTTTCCCAACTTTTGAGCAAGTAAATGTTTAACCTCTAGGAGGGGGGGAATCCCCTCTCCTGTCAAATATCTAATTCACATGAAAGCTAAATTACAATTTAACAAGGAAGGTTATATCACCGCCATACCAGTCAATTGCATCATTAACAAGGCAAGACCCAACTGCGGGGCTACCACCTGTGAAATTAATTCCCCCAGAAACTCCATCATCATTGAACCCAACCTGCCAGTTATCGAGGGGAAAGAAATATCCATGCAAGGGAAATTTTTCCCTGTCAAAAACGGGGTTAAGGTAAAAGAGATTAAAGACTACTTGAAGACAACGGTTGGATATAAAAAATTCATGACCACCCCGGAATCATTTCACAAGTTAAGAGAAGCCTTCAATGCCACTGGAGAAGATTTACATTCTTACTTCATGCTGTTTGATGAATCTCACAAGATAATCAATGATGCCCGTTTTAGGGTGGCTATCACCGCCATACTGGAAGACTTCTTCAAGTGCAAGGAGAGATCGCTAATATCTGCCTCCCCTTTCTCCAAGGAAGATGTTGAGCTGTTTAAACAGGAGGGGCTATACACCTGTGATATTAAACTGGAGAAGAGATACAAAAAAGATATAACAGTGATCAGCACCAACAACACCATCCAGACATTGAAGGATATATTATCCAGAAACACTTCAAGACAATACTTCATCTTTTTAAATTCAATTGATACCAGCTTGCAACTGGTGGAGAAGCTGGAGATTAAAGAGGAGAGTAATATCTATTGTAGTGGTGATGAGCATAACAAGAATAAACTCTACAGGAATGGTTACCATCAATTCCATCACCAGATAGGGAATTTCAATAAATATAATTTCCTTACAAGCAGGTTTTTCTCTGCCTTAGATATAGAACTGGATTACAAGCCAGAAGTGATCATATTCTCCGATTATAGCGTTGCCAGAAATTCTGTGATCTCCCCCCTTGATGATACTTGGCAAATTATAGGGAGGTTCAGAAATGGTGTGGCTTCCACCACTCACTTGGCCTTGACCACTCCAGAAGCTGTACCGGAATCTAAAGAATTAATCCTGCAAAAAATAATGGAAGAATATAATGCGTACAAGCTGGTGAAGGGATATAAAGAGTTACTCCCCCACTCTTTCCAAAGTCCATTGCAAGAATTTCTAGAGCATCTTCCCATCCATGAATATATAATGCCAAACGGGGAGTTGAACCGTTACAGGATTCATAACAGGTTAAATCATGAAGAGGTGGTGGGGATATACCAGACCCCGGAAACATTGAGGGAAGCGTACCTGCAATGCAATGATTACTTCAATCTCACTTTTGCAGAAGAATATCACGGGAATAAAGAGATGAGATTGGGTAAAAGGACATATAACAAATTCATGAAGAACATGAAATTCATGGAAGAATTCTATTACTTCAAATTGAATGAACCACTTGTAAACCAGCAGCAAAAGATGATTTTCAACTCTCTAAAAAAAGAAGATCCCCTGTTACTAGAGGCCTGCCAGCTCCTAACTAGGGAATTTATTGAAGAGGTGAGGTTTGATCGACAAACCTTATCCAGAGAGATCATCAAGGAGAGGTTCAATAGAGGGATAACCCGGCTTCCTGTCATTGATCTTGTTTTGAACACCTTTCATGAAAACAGGTTATACACTGAATCATATATAAAACAGGAATTGAATAATATATACAAGATTGCCCAACTGGAAAGGGAGGCTAAAGCCACTGATATTTCCCGCTTCTTTGAAACCTCTAAAAGGAGAACAGTGAACAAGCAAGGAGAGAAAGGATATTTACTATTGAATGCTAGATACTCCCTTTCCGGGAATAACCCCCGGCCAGAATTTAAAGAAACTAACACCGGGATATTGCTTGAGGTTGGTAGACAATTCATCGCTTCATGAAGAGATTCTATATAAAAGGACAAAACTGGATCTATCATATATAAATAAACAATTATTGTCCTTCATCCCCTGTCATCAATAGTTTTTAACCAGCATGTAAAAACAGCCCAAGGCTTGTTTTATGGCTATACTTTATCCATGCAAAAAATGAGAAACAGAATATAAACATATATATATCAATAGATTAATATTCAAACATGATGATATTTTCATAGTTTCCCGTGCCGGATTTTCTTATCTTTATATCATGAAATTGAATCAAGCTCGACTTCATTTCTCCCTGGAGATAAAAACAAGGAAAGGTGAAATAATCACTTTCTCACACCTTGAATATTCAATCCATGGCACTCTATTGGAAAAGCCATGTAAATTATCCATGTTTAAATAACACCCCCTGGAAATCAATATTTAAAATTGGAGGGGAGAAACACATCATATATAAATCCTCCCCCTGTTAAACGGGATATTATCAATCAAAACAATGATATAAACTGGATAAAAAGATAACATACATCAATCAATCTAGAAATCAGTCAATCTAAAAATAATATAACATGATAAATGAACAATCTAGCATCAATAAAGAAAACACCAATAAAATGGACATCAAGCAAAAAAGTGAAAAAGAAATATTCTATTTAAAAAGAATACCTGTTTATTATCTCTATATAAATAATCATTTCCACCTCGATTCCGGTTGAAATTTTTAAATATACCTTTATTATAACAAGCAATTTTATATCACTCTAAAAATCCGGGATGGTACAGGAATTAATTATTTATACCCCGTATATAAAGAGTTTTGAAAGGAAATGAAGAGAATGATGATCTAGAGAATATAATGAAGGTATGGTTATTAAATAGATTTCTATTCAATATTCACTGGATGGAGAAACAGTATATAATATCTTGATTAGATATATTTCATTTCAGGTGCTTGTCTTGATCCCATCCAAGTTTTAGATGGTTAAGGATGATGGAGGTTTAACGATCAAGAGGTGGTTGATTCACATGATATAGATTGTTTCCTTCTATCTCTTTATTAATTGATGTTTAGTTAATTTATTGGTTGATGGACAGATATTCATTTACATACTAGAGATAGATACTTTCTTGATTCATTTCCCCTTCCGGATTTTTTGAGCTTGTGGGAGATGATGATCAAGAGAAGAGGGAGGTTCATGAAACTTATCCTTGAGGTTGGCAACAGGATTATTCAACATTGCCACTCCATGATATAATCATTACTAGACAAGGACATTATTATTCCAAGTACAATTTATAAATAACAGGTAAAGAATACATTAACATTATCAATTAAATATAAATAATGATGAATATAAAATATTTAAAAACAATAACCATCCCGGAAGGGAAAGAATACTTGAACCAGTATCTAGAAGAATTTCCAGTTAATTGCTTGTTACATAAAGGAAAAACTGGATGCGGGGGTACTGAAATGGTTCTGAATGACAAGAGGAACACCATTATAGCGGTTCCTACCAAGGATTTGATAAAAAACAAGATAGAGCCTAATTTAAATAGAAAAGAGAGAAGGGATAACATACTGGGTGTGATGGAAGGGGTGGAAGAATACCAGATCAAGAATTACATTGACGAGCATGAAGTGAAGAAAATAATGGTTACATACGATTCATTACCCAAGGTTATAAAGATCATAGCTGCCAAAGGTGGGAATGCTTATGAAGATTACTTTTTACTGGTGGATGAATATCACAGGTTGTTTCTTGATAACCTGTTTAGAGATAAAGCGGTGAGGAATTTACTGGATGAAGCTACCAAGTTTAAATCTGTTACCTTCATGACTGCCACACCCGTGGATGAAATGTTTATCATGGATGAATTGAAATTCCTGCCAGTGCAAGAAATTAGCTGGAAGACACTGGAGCCGGTCAAGGTCACGGTGGTTAGAACCAACAGCTTGCTGGAACAGGTTCTTTTTTATATAGCTTACAGTAGAGGGTGTGCCATGCAAGGGGATATAAACCTTCATTTCTTTGTTAATAGCGTGGCGTTCATTTCCTCTATTATAAAAAAATCCCAGTTACCACCGGGGTTGTTTAGAGTGGTGTGTTCCAATAATAACATGAACAAGAAAAAACTGGGTGAAGGAGTAGAAATATCCACCACCAGCTCCCCTTCCAAAAAATTCAACTTCTACACCTCCACCGTTTTTGAAGGTAGTGATATTCTAGACATGAATGGTTACACCATAGTGGTGAGTGATGGTAACTCTGAAGGTAGGATTATAGATATATCCACCTCCATGAAACAGATATGTGGAAGGATCAGGGATAGCAAGTACAAGAACAGGGTGACTTACATTTGCCCTTTCCCCAAAAAACTAGAATTATCATGGGAAGAGTACAAGGCTTTTATTGATAAAGAGCTGGAAAATACTAGGGCTGGAATTGAAAGGATCAATAAACTGGAAGAGAAAGATAGATTGTGGGAGATAGATCTCGTGAAAAAAGGATTGAATGACACTTGCATCTTTATAAACAAAGAATCCAAGCTGGAAGTGGATACCAACAAGTACATGCTGGATTTATATAACTACAAAAAAAGGTGTGAGCTACTTGGAAAGGATTTAAACTTGAAACAAACCTTCAGCAGCCAGAATTATATCGTTTCCGAGATAGACCATGTTCCACACGAGAGAACTCCTTCATTGAAATTACTGGCAGGAACCTCCACCAGAAAATGTTTCAAGGATTACTTTGAAGAGTATGTCCAGTTAATGGAAAAAAGGGAAGGTGAAAACTCTCTAGCTTATCACTTCTCTAGACTGTTCAACTTGGAAGAAGAAAGACATCAAGTTCTGGCGAAAGAATACCCTCTAGTGAAAGAGGCTTATGAAAAACTGGGTGTGGATAAAGTGAAGAAGATGAAATATAAAACTTCTAACATAAAGAGGGAGCTGGGTAAACTGGCAAACATTCCAGATGCCAGAAGAGTGGTAGATTACATCAAGAAACGTTATGCCTTACCGGTTAAACTGGAAGTCAGCAGTTGGAGGGAGATCTTAAACCATATTTATCATGTAGAGTTAGGGCTGCAAGAATCAGCAAGGGCCAAGGCTACAGATTTAGATAAATGGTTTATCACCCGGTATGGATATTTTAATCAAGACGGGAAAACAGTGGATGCCATGACCGTTATAAGGGAGAAATCCATCATGGAGGAAGGGACAAAAGTTGATGAATGATATTAGAATAGACACTCTTTTGTCCTCAAGCTCCATTTCCCCGGCTTGGAAAATCACTATCATCCAAGTTGGGATCACTGTTATTTCCAGCGAAAAAATAGTCCTGTTTTTTAATATCTCCAGCTAGACCTCTATATTGAAAATAATAATATAATCATAACGGGTTAAATGGAGAGGGAGATTGAATTCATTCCCCCCTACCCTAGAATTTATCAAGGTTTATATTTTACTCCATCTAGCCAGAATCATGAAGAGCTTGTTTGAAAATATCATGATCTGGTTAGATACTGGAAGATTTTACAGGCAAGCACCGTTCTATCAAAATTATTACAAGTTCCAGTTGAATGACAAGAGCATTCCCCTCTTACATCCCCCAACATGGCTTTAAATAAAAACAAGATGGAAAGAGGATGATTCATGGTGATACTTCATTCATTTTTCATCCACTTCTCTATTTAAAACCAGTGTCTTATCAATTAAATTTATAATCATGAATGAAAAGAATCTATCATCACCACTCATCAATGAAACTAAAGCGGGAGAAGATTGTGATGATCTAACACTATTATCAGAGGTGGAGATTAAATACAAGCCAGAGGTTAAACCCAAGGATAGACCAAGGGTCACGATGGCGATGGAGGCATATAAACTCATCAAACCCTTTTTTGAAGGTTGTTTATATCACCATGAGGAAGCATGGGTGATGCTATTAAATACAAGCTGCAAGGTGTTAGGTGTCGCAAGGCTCAGTGTCGGGAATCAAGAGCATACTATCATAGACCCAAGAACCACCTTGCAATTGATGGTAAAGACCAATGCGGTCAATCTAATTATATTCCATAACCACCCAAGCCAGAGTTTGGCTTTCAGTCCAGAGGATATAAAAATAACCAAGAACATGATGAAGGCCTGCAAGCTGTTAAACATGAATTGTCTGGATCATATTATCGTGGGGGAAGATGGTTATTCCAGCTATTCAGAGGAAGGTTACTAGGAGGAATAATTATACTCAAGATAGATGAGAGATAAGAAATTTGAAAGGAATTTAAAACGGTACATGGTGATGATCTTGATCACTTTCATGGGTTACACCATTGCCTTGTTCACCATCTATCCAAAATCAGCAATAGTGGAATCTTGTGCTGTTTTTATCTTTTTTATAATCCTGTTACTATCCAAGAGAGGGTAAGGATTTTCACCTCTTTGGTTGTTTATATTGAATAGGCAGCCAGAGAGGTGAAAATCATTGATCGGAAGATTATCATGTTAAATTTTAATATTTTTGCAATCGACACCCCTTCGTGGACGTTTGTTAAATGCCATTTATTCTATATCTTTGTTGTGTCACTAGAGCGATCTGGTGATGGAATTTAAATATAGAAGGCGTTTAGTTTTATCCTGTAACTGAAATCTGGACAATTTCAACACACGAGGATAAGCGATACAAACGTTCATGCTTGCCATATATACGACTTGCATATAATGGTTTAGCGTGGGGTGTCGTTTTATCCGTGTGTAGGGAGTCCAGACCCTCAGTTGCGATAATTCTAACAGTTCCCACGCTTTTCTTTTTATATAATACCTTCTGGGAATTGAGGAAAAATACACTAGTAACCATGGAATTTAATAAAATTGAACGCATTGCTATTACATCTATTTTAATTGGAATGATGAATGTTGATAACGATGTCGACTTAAGAGAAGTTTTATATTTTAATCAAATACAAAACACAATCGGAATCACTCAAGAAGAATTTGAACAAGGGAAAGAACAGAACATCTTACTTTCTCTAGTTCTTATAAAAACCATGTCTGATAATAAAAAACTCGCTCTTGTTAAAATGCTTATAGAGATGATAAAGGCAGACGGTAAAGAAGCTCCCCAAGAAATGCAATTATTTAATATTATCATTGAATCTACGGGGATAAACAAATTACTTTAATAATGATCACTCAAAATATAATAAATATGCTAGTAAAATTTTCATCTAAAGACACAGCTACACTTTGTAAAGGATTAAACAAGTTAGTGAATTATAATACTTCTAAACCACTCAGTAGATTCTCTGATATACCTCAATATATGCGTCAAAAAGCAACACAAATAATGGCTGAGTTAAAACAAGATGGCATGACCAAGCTTGAGATAGATACATTGAAAATTCTACTGACCGCAACAAAAGAATTTGGTGGACTTTTTTATGATGTAGCTCTATTTCAGAAAATACAGAATTTAATGTACCAATGTGAATATAACCAATGTAAACCCAATTTTAAAACAAGAGAAGGTGAGGATATTATATTTATACCCTAACATTCTATCGTAATAGCAATTAAAAATTTATCATGGACAGGGAAGAATTTAAAACAGGAATGATTACCCATTATATCATTAAAGCTATAATCTGGGCTTTTATTATAGGCATTCTAGTTATGATATTCGATTAAATTTCAACCATTCACCAAGATACTATTATCTAATTACTAATAATAAATAAATCACCGTATGAAAAAATACAAAATAATACCAATCTTATTGATACTTGGATTACTATTTTCAGCTTGTAGTAAAGAAAAAAAACTGACAATAACAGATGTCTCATTTTCAAGTAGTAAAGCCTATTCTTTAGATCAACAATCTATAAAAAGAAAATTGCTAGGAACTAAAGTCGGCATAACTAAATTCGATGATCAAATCAAAATCAATTTTTATAACTCAAAAAATATTGTTGAAGAAAGTTTCATCCTAGATAAAGCTCAATTCAAATCATACGATTATTATTATGAAAGCGAGCAGCAATATAAAGGTACACTATTATCTCATAATTATTTACCCACAATTCCAATTCAATTTGCACAAGTAAATGGAAACCTGTTTTCACAATATATAAAATTTGAAATACAATTAACAATACAGAAAAATAAAACAGGTCGCATTTCTTCAGCCAAAATGGAAGTTGGTAACACGCAAGGAAAAATGTTCTTAACCCTTAAATAGAAATCTGATACTTCAATTACTACTAATATGAAACCTCTTTACATAGCTTGTTGCATCATATTAGGAATAGCTCTCCTACCAATCACAGGGGGATTTTATACCCTAGTGAGAATAGCCATAACCATTGGTGCTGTTATTGCAGCATTCCAAAATTCAAGTAACGGGATAAATATATGGAGCATCATGTTTGGGATTGTTGCTATACTATTTAATCCTATTATTCCTGTTTATTTACATGACAAAGGAGCATGGATGATGATTGATATTATTGCCATGATCCTATTTATTATCCAGATTGTGAGAAATAAGGAGTAGGACAATAATTGATGAATTATATATAGAATGAACTAGATTTGTCCCTCTAAATAGTGAGGCTATAGAAAGGAGCCAAATTCATCACTCATTACAGAAAATATCTAAAAGACAAAGAAAACGATGTAAACCTCCTACCAATCGGAGCATTACACGCCAGAAAACACAACATCAATGTTGAAGGAGTAGTCACTAACAAAGGAATCCCTGTCCTAATGGAAAAAGGAGGTTCCACTAAACAAGCGGCTGAGATTGAGAAGAATGAGATTATATTCAGACCAAAGGTAACTGAGAGGTTAGAAGAGTTATTTAAAGAAGGCACTGATGATGCTGCAATTGAGGCTGGGAAGTTATTAGTTAGAGAGATATTATATAATACTAAGGATGAAGGTGAATTTATTAGTACTGTAGAATGATGATAGATTTTGAGAAAGTAAATGCTTATTTGAATAAAGTAAGAAAATTTAGTAAAGGTGGAATAGTGAAAAAGGATGAACCTATTAAACAGACACAGGCAGAAAGAGCCTATAATTTTATAAATCCAGCAGATGGGTTTAATCTTTTCTCCACATTAAGATATTCAACTTTTCCAATTTATAGTTGGTTAGGCTCTACTATACCTCTAAGACCTGAAAATGATATGGCAACTCCAGTAGAAGAAGCATATTGGAAACACTATTTAAACTTAGGTAGAAATAAAACATTAGTTCCTGATACTAAATCTAAAATTAATTGGGATAAAGAAAATGGGTCTAATTCAGAATATGTTGGGGTTCCTCAACCAGTAGCTAGAAGAGTTCAAGCATTGGCTGACACTCTTAACATGGGAAGAATAGTAAGAAACTATCAAACATACAAAGAAAAATATCCAGAATTACCAGAAGAAGATACAATGAATGATATGTACAAATTTGGTAAGGAATTATTAGATTCAGGAAAAGCTCAACAGGCTAAGGAACATATGTCAATCAAAGAAGTTAAAAGAAATCCTAATTATATACAAGATAGGGCTTCTGGATTAGAGATATTAGGTAAGTTTGGCATGAAATGGGATAAGAATACTAATACCATTAAATTATATGATACTTATGATTTTCCTTCAAGATATACAGGTAAATATAG
Proteins encoded in this region:
- a CDS encoding DEAD/DEAH box helicase family protein, which gives rise to MKAKLQFNKEGYITAIPVNCIINKARPNCGATTCEINSPRNSIIIEPNLPVIEGKEISMQGKFFPVKNGVKVKEIKDYLKTTVGYKKFMTTPESFHKLREAFNATGEDLHSYFMLFDESHKIINDARFRVAITAILEDFFKCKERSLISASPFSKEDVELFKQEGLYTCDIKLEKRYKKDITVISTNNTIQTLKDILSRNTSRQYFIFLNSIDTSLQLVEKLEIKEESNIYCSGDEHNKNKLYRNGYHQFHHQIGNFNKYNFLTSRFFSALDIELDYKPEVIIFSDYSVARNSVISPLDDTWQIIGRFRNGVASTTHLALTTPEAVPESKELILQKIMEEYNAYKLVKGYKELLPHSFQSPLQEFLEHLPIHEYIMPNGELNRYRIHNRLNHEEVVGIYQTPETLREAYLQCNDYFNLTFAEEYHGNKEMRLGKRTYNKFMKNMKFMEEFYYFKLNEPLVNQQQKMIFNSLKKEDPLLLEACQLLTREFIEEVRFDRQTLSREIIKERFNRGITRLPVIDLVLNTFHENRLYTESYIKQELNNIYKIAQLEREAKATDISRFFETSKRRTVNKQGEKGYLLLNARYSLSGNNPRPEFKETNTGILLEVGRQFIAS
- a CDS encoding site-specific integrase, with the translated sequence MNAIVSIICYKQKTLKDNKHPLMLRITKDGKRKYHSLGIAVHPQHWDFQKNKPKPNCPDRDLINKLILAKETEYQQQILELAATQKQYTAASLVENKQKKFQLKTVKEFYQQLIKEFEENNKVGNRLIYKTSFNSLKAFTQSELNFYFSDIDKNWLQAYEKWQRNKGNKETTISLQFRTLRSAYNKAIEEKAASKNDYPFDDFKIGKFKTKTRKRAISKDDVKQIITTESNKDTPLRKLAKDIFTFSYLCGGIPFVDISNLTMKNIQRGRLLYTRQKTHGDINLQLCDQAREIIKRYSSHQKNAIYLFPILNANIHKTELQKQNRRHKVLAQINKELKELASELGIESKVTTYVARHSFASVLKKSGVNVALISEALGHTDLKTTQIYLDSFENTQIDAAMQNLL
- a CDS encoding JAB domain-containing protein; translated protein: MNEKNLSSPLINETKAGEDCDDLTLLSEVEIKYKPEVKPKDRPRVTMAMEAYKLIKPFFEGCLYHHEEAWVMLLNTSCKVLGVARLSVGNQEHTIIDPRTTLQLMVKTNAVNLIIFHNHPSQSLAFSPEDIKITKNMMKACKLLNMNCLDHIIVGEDGYSSYSEEGY
- a CDS encoding DUF6804 family protein; translation: MKPLYIACCIILGIALLPITGGFYTLVRIAITIGAVIAAFQNSSNGINIWSIMFGIVAILFNPIIPVYLHDKGAWMMIDIIAMILFIIQIVRNKE